The following coding sequences lie in one Longimicrobium sp. genomic window:
- the rplS gene encoding 50S ribosomal protein L19, whose amino-acid sequence MHPFIETQKEYLRDNIPSFRPGDTVRVNVRVREGDKERIQAFEGVCIGRKHGGISETFKVRKISGGVGVERTFPLHSPMLASIELVREGRVRRAKLYYLRALRGKAARIRERRSK is encoded by the coding sequence ATGCATCCGTTCATCGAGACCCAGAAGGAGTACCTCCGGGATAACATCCCGAGCTTCCGCCCCGGCGACACCGTGCGCGTGAACGTGCGCGTGCGCGAGGGCGACAAGGAGCGGATCCAGGCGTTCGAGGGCGTCTGCATCGGCCGCAAGCACGGCGGCATCAGCGAGACCTTCAAGGTCCGCAAGATCTCGGGCGGCGTTGGTGTCGAGCGCACCTTCCCGCTGCACTCGCCCATGCTGGCCAGCATCGAGCTGGTGCGCGAGGGCCGCGTGCGCCGCGCCAAGCTGTACTACCTGCGCGCCCTGCGCGGCAAGGCCGCCCGCATCCGCGAGCGCCGCAGCAAGTAA
- the trmD gene encoding tRNA (guanosine(37)-N1)-methyltransferase TrmD, whose amino-acid sequence MRINVVTLFPDFFRGPLSLSIPARAAAAGLVTYNLVQLRDFTRDRHQTVDDLPYGGGSGMVMKPGPFWEAVESLAPEGAARPGGRIVLMSARGRRFTHEDAVRLAVQPELTLLCGHYKDVDHRVAEALTDEELSLGDFILSGGEVAALAVLDAVVRLLPGAISDHESASTDSFYDGHLSPPSYTRPAEYRGMRVPDVLLSGDHAKIAAWRREEAERLTRERRPELLEEHPEHG is encoded by the coding sequence ATGCGCATCAACGTGGTCACGCTCTTCCCGGACTTCTTCCGGGGGCCGCTCTCGCTCTCCATCCCCGCGCGCGCCGCGGCCGCCGGGCTGGTGACGTACAACCTGGTGCAGCTCAGGGACTTCACCCGCGACCGCCACCAGACGGTGGACGACCTCCCCTACGGCGGCGGGAGCGGGATGGTGATGAAGCCCGGGCCCTTCTGGGAGGCGGTGGAGTCGCTGGCGCCCGAGGGCGCGGCGCGTCCCGGCGGGCGGATCGTGCTGATGTCCGCGCGGGGGCGGCGCTTCACCCACGAGGACGCGGTGCGGCTGGCGGTGCAGCCCGAGCTGACGCTGCTCTGCGGGCACTACAAGGACGTGGACCACCGCGTGGCCGAGGCGCTGACCGACGAGGAGCTGTCGCTGGGCGACTTCATCCTCTCGGGCGGCGAGGTGGCGGCGCTGGCGGTGCTGGACGCGGTGGTGCGGCTCCTCCCCGGCGCGATCTCGGACCACGAGAGCGCGTCGACGGACAGCTTCTACGACGGGCATCTCTCCCCGCCCTCGTACACGCGCCCCGCGGAATACAGGGGGATGCGGGTGCCGGACGTGCTGCTGTCCGGCGACCACGCGAAAATCGCCGCATGGAGGCGCGAAGAGGCCGAACGGCTCACGCGCGAGCGGCGGCCGGAGCTCCTGGAGGAGCACCCGGAACACGGTTGA
- the rimM gene encoding ribosome maturation factor RimM (Essential for efficient processing of 16S rRNA), whose amino-acid sequence MAVEDGFLIVGAVQKPHGIKGELFVRVETDHPDAVFTPGRVLRLGDARGRPDGGTLTIERARPFKGGLLVKAAGFAGRDETIEALRGRTLLIPASEAAPLEEDETFVHHLIGLRVVAASETVGTVREVYEAPAGWYLGVEREGRKELLLPFVREMVKRVDPAEGVVEVEVPAGLLEL is encoded by the coding sequence ATGGCCGTGGAAGACGGGTTCCTGATCGTCGGCGCGGTGCAGAAGCCGCACGGCATCAAGGGCGAGCTGTTCGTCCGGGTCGAGACCGACCATCCGGACGCCGTCTTCACCCCCGGCCGCGTCCTCCGGCTCGGCGACGCTAGGGGGCGGCCGGACGGCGGCACCCTCACCATCGAGCGGGCGCGCCCCTTCAAAGGCGGCCTGCTGGTGAAGGCGGCCGGGTTCGCGGGGCGTGATGAGACGATCGAGGCGCTGCGCGGCCGCACGCTGCTGATCCCCGCGAGCGAGGCGGCGCCGCTGGAGGAAGACGAGACCTTCGTCCATCACCTCATCGGCTTGCGTGTCGTCGCCGCCAGCGAGACGGTCGGGACGGTGCGCGAGGTGTACGAGGCGCCGGCCGGGTGGTATCTCGGGGTCGAGCGGGAAGGCAGGAAGGAGCTCCTCCTCCCCTTCGTCCGCGAGATGGTGAAGCGGGTCGATCCGGCGGAAGGCGTCGTCGAGGTGGAGGTGCCCGCGGGGCTGCTGGAGCTGTGA